From a single Miscanthus floridulus cultivar M001 chromosome 8, ASM1932011v1, whole genome shotgun sequence genomic region:
- the LOC136472115 gene encoding probable polyamine transporter At1g31830, which produces MAPLVFLIFYEVSGAPFGIEDSVRAAGPLLAILGFLLFALIWSIPEALITAEMGTMFPENGGYVVWVSSALGPFWGFQQGWAKWLSGVIDNALYPVLVLDYLKSSVPALGGGLPRTLAVLIFTVALTYMNYRGLTVIGWVAVFLGVFSLLPFLVMGLVAIPRIEPSRWLEVDLGSVDWRLYLNTLFWNLNYWDSISTLTGEVENPKRTLPKALSYALVLVVGGYLYPLITCTAAVPVVREHWSDGYFSDIARILGGVWLQSWMQAVAALSNVGNFLTEMSSDSYQLLGMAERGMLPDFFAKRSRHGTPLIGILFSASGVILLSWMSFQEIVATENYLYCFGMILEFVAFIKLRVTHPNASRPYKVPLGTIGAVLMIIPPTLLIVVVMALASFKVMAVSMLAMVVGFALQPCLVYVEKKRLLRFSISADLPHLPDVQETAEDDVVPLLF; this is translated from the coding sequence ATGGCCCCCCTCGTATTCCTCATATTCTATGAAGTTTCAGGGGCTCCCTTTGGGATTGAGGACAGTGTCAGGGCTGCCGGGCCACTACTAGCAATTCTGGGCTTCCTTCTGTTTGCGCTCATATGGAGCATTCCAGAAGCTCTAATCACTGCTGAGATGGGCACTATGTTCCCAGAGAACGGTGGTTATGTTGTCTGGGTTTCTTCAGCTCTTGGTCCGTTCTGGGGTTTTCAGCAAGGATGGGCAAAGTGGCTCAGTGGTGTCATAGACAATGCCCTCTATCCGGTCCTCGTTCTCGACTATCTCAAGTCCAGTGTTCCAGCTCTTGGAGGTGGGCTCCCAAGGACCTTAGCGGTGCTTATCTTCACAGTTGCGCTTACATACATGAACTACAGAGGGCTGACTGTAATTGGCTGGGTCGCAGTCTTTCTTGGGGTGTTCTCCCTCCTTCCATTCTTGGTGATGGGATTGGTAGCTATTCCACGGATTGAACCTTCAAGGTGGCTTGAAGTGGACTTGGGGAGTGTGGATTGGAGATTGTATCTGAATACACTGTTTTGGAACCTCAACTATTGGGATTCAATCAGCACATTGACCGGTGAAGTCGAGAATCCAAAGAGAACCCTACCGAAAGCGCTTTCTTATGCTCTAGTTCTAGTGGTGGGAGGATATCTCTACCCGCTGATCACTTGCACAGCAGCAGTTCCAGTTGTTCGGGAGCACTGGTCAGATGGGTATTTTTCAGACATCGCAAGAATTCTCGGCGGCGTTTGGTTGCAATCATGGATGCAAGCAGTTGCCGCTTTATCCAACGTGGGCAATTTCCTCACTGAAATGAGCAGCGACTCTTACCAGCTTCTTGGGATGGCGGAGCGTGGCATGCTCCCTGACTTTTTCGCAAAGAGATCTCGCCATGGAACCCCGCTTATTGGCATCCTGTTCTCTGCCTCCGGCGTGATCCTACTGTCCTGGATGAGCTTCCAGGAGATCGTTGCCACCGAGAACTACCTCTACTGCTTCGGCATGATCCTGGAGTTCGTTGCCTTCATCAAGCTTCGGGTGACCCATCCGAACGCCTCTCGGCCCTACAAGGTCCCTCTGGGCACCATTGGTGCTGTCCTGATGATCATCCCACCTACTCTCTTGATCGTCGTGGTGATGGCCCTCGCGTCCTTCAAGGTGATGGCGGTGAGCATGTTAGCGATGGTCGTTGGGTTCGCGCTGCAGCCGTGCCTGGTGTACGTGGAGAAGAAGCGGTTGCTAAGGTTCTCCATCAGTGCAGACCTGCCCCATTTGCCTGATGTGCAGGAAACTGCTGAAGATGATGTTGTCCCGCTCCTGTTCTAA